Proteins from a single region of Eremothecium gossypii ATCC 10895 chromosome VI, complete sequence:
- the SOP4 gene encoding Sop4p (Syntenic homolog of Saccharomyces cerevisiae YJL192C (SOP4)): MVMAKFSSSPTVVKKDIEYWPSAGIRCSSGYQQWKRSWREAMRALLLAFQLLSVVAALTTVNCRLDLSPRQISRKDLLRTHLRLYQVGNFSGQPYSAKATLRDPEGRFRFEDLPVSHDENSTVYFQLVASSQDYNLKPNRVLIEVQGRGEGKEPTVRAFQNVFGREHFPSPEILYPEQLVELEAEPELVISYVHAAPMRNYIVSRRSGILDSGPLAGIFRSKYKMAAVVTIIALLLFPMLVEKFDPATVEAIKEQRLSQTREKYAAVGESNS, from the coding sequence ATGGTGATGGCTAAATTTTCATCATCACCAACTGTCGTAAAAAAAGATATTGAGTACTGGCCTTCAGCAGGGATCCGCTGCAGCAGTGGCTATCAGCAGTGGAAGCGCAGTTGGCGAGAAGCGATGAGGGCGCTATTACTTGCTTTCCAACTACTTTCAGTAGTTGCTGCACTAACAACCGTCAATTGCAGGCTTGATCTTTCGCCTCGACAAATCTCGCGCAAGGATCTGCTTAGAACACACTTGCGATTGTACCAGGTCGGCAATTTCAGCGGGCAACCATATTCCGCAAAGGCGACACTGCGCGACCCAGAGGGCAGATTCAGGTTTGAAGATCTGCCCGTGAGCCACGATGAAAACTCCACAGTTTACTTTCAACTGGTGGCGTCGTCGCAGGACTACAATTTGAAGCCGAACCGGGTTTTGATTGAAGTGCAGGGCCGCGGCGAGGGAAAGGAACCGACCGTGCGCGCGTTCCAGAATGTATTTGGACGCGAGCACTTTCCTTCGCCGGAGATTTTGTATCCCGAGCAGCTCgtggagctggaggcggaGCCAGAGCTGGTGATATCTTACGTTCATGCTGCGCCAATGCGGAACTACATTGTTTCGCGGCGTAGTGGCATCCTCGATAGCGGTCCACTGGCTGGTATCTTCCGCTCTAAGTACAAGATGGCTGCTGTGGTGACGATTATTGCGCTACTTCTGTTCCCAATGCTTGTGGAGAAGTTTGATCCCGCAACTGTTGAGGCCATCAAAGAGCAGAGGCTGAGCCAGACTAGAGAGAAATACGCTGCTGTTGGAGAGAGTAATAGCTAG
- the CDC6 gene encoding AAA family ATPase CDC6 (Syntenic homolog of Saccharomyces cerevisiae YJL194W (CDC6)), which produces MLVTNKRTLLPFEDGGAIEGPVQKRFRGLSTPPASPEKKPENAQPPAPRLKATRRLEQDSEVSPRRLVFAKDSVYLRAKSLLQRSSLLSREHPWLPTREAQYREISAFLGETIGSNGGNSLYITGPPGTGKTAQLELAVRQSFHTILIGEENRRNAPKHDPALANTMYYELGPGKYQSVAMVSLNCIALRRPESLWSKIHEQLKKNAGCGDTVRSMDDLQAFFKSYPNTAFVVILDEMDKLLTSTLEDSNATKIIVDLFLLARLPSVRFTLVGIANSLDMKDRFLNRLLLSPEFLPKVINFAPYTSEEMFEIVTSKLKSVDKVDTIIQPMAIKFAAKKCSSNTGDLRKLFDVLRNSIELAELESLNRKADKTPVRVTLTHVSKVFSTYMNSSSTKTRISKLNLQQKIVLCALVHREKSDLFQTQCTIDEAYDYYTKLLSDTIALNPLNRNEFLESCDTLEMYGVASIENGKHGKKAKQLVKLIKSTVDEKEFHDEICKMDLLKKLII; this is translated from the coding sequence ATGCTGGTAACGAACAAACGGACGTTGCTTCCCTTTGAGGATGGAGGCGCCATTGAGGGGCCGGTGCAGAAGCGGTTTCGCGGATTGAGCACGCCTCCTGCATCGCCAGAGAAGAAACCCGAGAacgcgcagccgccggcgccgcgctTGAAGGCGACACGGCGACTGGAGCAAGACAGTGAGGTCTCGCCCCGGCGGCTGGTCTTTGCGAAGGATTCAGTGTACTTGAGGGCTAagtcgctgctgcagcggtCGTCACTTCTGTCACGGGAGCACCCGTGGCTGCCCACAAGGGAGGCGCAGTACCGGGAGATTAGCGCGTTTCTGGGGGAGACAATCGGCTCCAACGGCGGGAACTCGCTCTACATTACGGGGCCGCCGGGAACGGGCAAGAccgcgcagctggagcTTGCAGTGCGCCAGAGCTTTCACACGATCCTGATCGGCGAAGAAAACCGGCGCAATGCTCCGAAGCATGACCCTGCACTGGCCAACACAATGTACTATGAACTCGGGCCGGGCAAGTACCAGTCTGTCGCCATGGTGTCCCTCAACTGTATTGCACTGAGGCGGCCGGAATCGTTGTGGTCGAAGATCCACGAGCAGCTCAAGAAGAACGCTGGCTGTGGCGACACTGTGAGGAGCATGGATGACTTGCAGGCATTTTTCAAGAGCTACCCCAACACTGCATTTGTTGTCATTTTGGATGAGATGGACAAGTTGCTGACGTCCACGTTAGAGGACAGCAATGCCACCAAGATCATTGTGGATTTGTTTCTGCTAGCCAGGCTGCCATCCGTGAGATTTACACTTGTTGGCATTGCAAACAGTTTAGATATGAAAGACAGGTTCTTGAATCGGCTGCTTCTTTCGCCAGAGTTTTTGCCCAAGGTCATCAACTTTGCGCCTTATACATCAGAGGAAATGTTTGAAATTGTGACTAGCAAACTGAAGTCTGTGGATAAGGTAGATACTATTATACAGCCTATGGCAATAAAGTTTGCTGCAAAGAAGTGTTCCAGCAACACTGGTGACTTGAGGAAGTTATTTGATGTTCTCCGGAATAGCATTGAACTGGCTGAGCTTGAGTCCCTTAACAGGAAAGCTGATAAAACCCCCGTTCGAGTCACTCTCACTCACGTTTCAAAAGTGTTTTCCACATACATGAATTCATCTTCTACAAAGACAAGAATCTCGAAGTTGAATTTACAGCAGAAAATCGTGCTGTGTGCATTGGTACACAGAGAGAAGTCTGATCTTTTTCAGACGCAGTGTACTATCGATGAAGCATATGATTATTATACAAAACTTCTGTCCGATACTATTGCATTAAACCCGCTTAATAGAAACGAATTTTTGGAAAGTTGCGACACATTAGAGATGTATGGAGTCGCTTCTATTGAAAATGGCAAGCATGGCAAAAAGGCCAAACAATTGGTAAAACTGATCAAGAGTACAGTTGATGAAAAGGAGTTCCATGATGAAATATGTAAGATGGACTTGCTTAAGAAATTGATAATATAA
- the MRPL27 gene encoding mitochondrial 54S ribosomal protein mL41 (Syntenic homolog of Saccharomyces cerevisiae YBR282W (MRPL27)), producing the protein MRSTVPQLFQHSPVSLLTRPWKKNRDGTLFYGLTKSGNRRVPLGTKDGNKNMYKGTRSSGIGRHLKHGRYQIDWSKVRTFVTPTNFNANLKPLVSHNVAELRHTFEGYEKGPLDTRLYFDKLKDYILRGRTQSAGADVKSYVERG; encoded by the coding sequence ATGAGATCTACAGTTCCACAACTTTTCCAGCATTCGCCAGTAAGCTTGCTGACAAGGCCATGGAAGAAAAACCGTGACGGTACGCTGTTCTATGGTCTTACCAAGAGCGGGAACAGGCGTGTTCCTCTAGGAACTAAAGATGGTAACAAGAACATGTACAAGGGGACCCGGTCGTCCGGTATCGGTAGACACTTAAAGCATGGGCGGTACCAGATTGATTGGTCCAAGGTGCGGACGTTTGTAACGCCAACAAACTTTAATGCGAACCTGAAGCCACTTGTCTCACATAACGTTGCAGAACTGCGGCACACATTTGAGGGCTACGAGAAGGGCCCTCTGGACACGCGTCTATACTTTGACAAGCTGAAAGACTACATTCTACGGGGGCGCACCCAGAGTGCGGGAGCCGACGTGAAGAGCTACGTGGAGCGTGGTTAA
- the BPH1 gene encoding Bph1p (Syntenic homolog of Saccharomyces cerevisiae YCR032W (BPH1)), with translation MQDLLEELISILDQLLDLVTEARTPKSKILSLYNILSNRQPDNSTQDSIRDYVDLELGRHFVNLKVTDPNIIPDVGKWTEFLEFKYAELGGTYYAVALQVVLSLMSNSFLNKQQVAQHTGIKQLLLLRLEACTEPIVESKLTELYSQVLSVNCNPQDLLYLYAGLPECRYPFFHILNDLAEEVSDPYSQCYLAFENCGFQHALEPTRGALTVSIWIELLSLLDQRLLVLGEHACLEVRESLLLISRDGFTMAFFDMFDFLLTTLYHITLVFDGQEVSLYVDGCFIQTVLLPDVLTENAAKVKVGSDKCSFKLYRMFILKGVMHAPYLQTLNRTMNISAESPSIYQQKMLEHDVSGGRDPISQPEDLTADAILEIEAHDWILNKENDEGAYTITFPSENDCQRNMCFYYKCANILSCMETINALRIVMYAITRAEDIDYLFNCLKHLFILLRNPYLRGDFENKFDYGMLSTLLTRGVLRRLNDPINIDFLNLILEYCTTNTNDPSLIVINNKSAYKHLVLNLELWMSGDHKTPEVREAVRFLLFQLDWLQNSNHRHFNRLQLTNLRLLETFTIQQHLLFTRDSEDNLFLTLSKDVISFYASLLELDMFPKYITSMMYFSFYELNCGYYQSATLVLKAVDTLFSKVLETEDRKKIGKLSSSLSVKVLMILLDAGSSDEEVVLLVMSLLLKHLLSKRDIQRAFAKSGGYTLLFSILKDIQSGLTGKVTNLLCTYAFGNHIVPTHSESTSLLIRPQGDGLQRIVFELHYLAIALLEIAVIKAPKEDQQELSKNIITYINELALLHSTHSRISLFDPSVCQLHERLLTLLLTLTDPKYQGFYIQAILDIELLLSNNIFFHLKNDDPPTFSNYLQNILVMKGTSDLSPSRLQVSNKRSNYIETTIIIKIVPHVIEKLVACGTSLNLLFSNNPSMLKNIVRLFTEVRPSLCTFEFEANTYLIFYKSIMAILEAVKSYSFIQRRTANLKNLTDFQELNMYMFLEILSAQKTNLATEQWRIFLKSLLFYQEALFSQSQGHFEKEFAACIILFLVNCIQQSVSDDLLSLYINVLRTVILHHDNRLKSLSNAISRQQNHEIKEILAEMLVSNDEEVLDLLCSFRARSIFTPLLSSYIQNNLNKKVPSSERRDFMPASKVHESLLKMKQHYIENRLLELQKLHQLFCKDNVNFSKKMINVEERRIVNLLNDLDDDANFTFETVHTNFVNNELFMELHDHKSVISRVWTLDTAEDCNRMKKRLTTIYNSAPRLFSGSSCPILNVDPTATMSRVRNSLSSVTSYCVVTRFDSLKLSDLESEDNNRKVLKSLKEGDTVKQVWNCTIVVGLKLYEGILVMGNKYLYFIKNYFFSARNKVVMNIEDAAVSERDMTTTLITGAMQEIEGTKKDHEITHWDLTTLAWLIKRPFLLRDVGIELIFEHGNNCFFSFANTDIRDDVYRYADKLPRSHDIDPVLFETLEEVNKRASDIGCRNGISTVSLSAKFASVFSPAANLLDSFDAISLWRKGYISNFYYLMIINTLAGRTFNDLTQYPVFPWVIADYTSEELDFEDPSTFRDLTKPMGAQDRDRMQKFVERYNALSSLDDPSSPPFHYGTHYSSAMIVSSYLIRLEPFAKSYLLLQGGKFGPADRLFNSIERTWKSASKESTTDVRELTPEFYYLPDFLQNINDYDFGCLQSGDKVGDVILPPWAKGDPKIFISKNREALESKYVSEHLHQWIDLIFGYKQKGLWAIDVVNVFNRLSYSGAVNLDRINDENERRAVTGIIHNFGQTPLQLFHEPHPIREFNSVHCFVSGFWEEMRELPNNTTSILSENANRAVKLLEFERCDELTARWIGFPHNAIKVGNFRVALHGNTSINICGKIFKDVHNTKISCLASFNEGYFITGDAAGLIKIWNFFEDREGLHLKLLNNCYGHINGIHAISATKEYSAMLSCDMHGCTYMWDLSKGDALRTISRDAKCIAVSNSTSHLMVVDISNNVHVYDLNGSKFASMSLTQDITAISFVNFASQEMSRYRHMYWKEKDIIVLGFIDGTVCLYVLELKNGTWCLNCLKKLRSGRAAAITALGSRVKLASLNNGSPKYVDILRVEISAGNTEGDIFTWK, from the coding sequence ATGCAGGATCTGTTGGAGGAGCTAATTTCCATACTGGATCAGTTGCTGGACTTGGTCACTGAGGCCCGCACCCCGAAGTCGAAGATACTATCATTATACAATATCCTTAGCAATCGTCAGCCGGATAACAGCACACAAGATTCCATACGCGACTATGTCGACTTGGAGCTAGGAAGACATTTTGTAAACCTGAAGGTGACGGACCCGAATATCATCCCCGATGTGGGCAAATGGACTGAGTTCCTAGAGTTCAAATATGCAGAGTTAGGGGGGACCTATTACGCTGTCGCGCTGCAAGTGGTGCTATCATTGATGAGCAACTCCTTTTTAAACAAGCAGCAGGTTGCACAGCATACCGGCATCaaacagctgctgctgctgcgactTGAAGCGTGTACAGAGCCTATTGTGGAAAGCAAACTGACGGAACTTTATTCGCAGGTTCTGTCGGTCAACTGTAACCCCCAGGACCTGCTATATTTATATGCAGGGTTACCGGAATGCCGATACCCTTTCTTTCATATCCTCAATGATCTTGCAGAGGAGGTATCGGACCCATATTCGCAGTGCTACCTTGCATTTGAGAATTGCGGCTTCCAGCATGCATTGGAACCAACCAGAGGAGCTTTGACAGTTAGTATATGGATTGAACTTTTGTCCCTGCTTGACCAGCGTCTTTTGGTGCTGGGTGAACATGCATGCCTTGAAGTAAGAGAAAGCTTACTGCTAATCTCTCGAGATGGGTTCACAATGGCGTTTTTCGATATGTTTGATTTTCTGTTGACCACGCTGTATCACATCACACTAGTCTTTGACGGGCAAGAGGTTAGCTTATACGTCGATGGTTGCTTCATCCAAACTGTACTTCTTCCGGACGTACTCACAGAGAATGCCGCTAAGGTGAAGGTGGGGTCCGATAAGTGTTCTTTCAAGCTATATCGGATGTTCATCTTGAAAGGAGTCATGCATGCCCCATACTTGCAAACTCTGAACAGAACCATGAATATTAGTGCGGAATCCCCTTCTATTTACCAGCAGAAAATGCTAGAACATGATGTTTCTGGTGGACGCGATCCGATCTCACAGCCGGAAGACCTCACTGCTGATGCCATTCTTGAAATCGAGGCGCATGACTGGATATTGAACAAAGAAAATGACGAGGGCGCATATACTATCACTTTCCCTAGCGAAAACGACTGCCAGAGAAATATGTGTTTTTACTACAAGTGTGCTAATATTTTGTCATGTATGGAAACTATTAATGCGCTCAGAATTGTCATGTATGCGATAACCAGAGCCGAAGATATCGattacttattcaattgCCTGAAACACCTCTTTATTCTGTTGAGGAATCCTTATCTGCGAGGCGATTTTGAAAATAAGTTTGACTATGGAATGTTGAGCACACTTTTGACCAGAGGCGTCCTGAGAAGATTGAATGATCCGATAAATATTGATTTCCTAAATTTGATACTGGAATACTGCACTACGAATACCAATGACCCATCCTTGATAGTAATAAACAACAAATCTGCTTACAAACATTTGGTACTGAACCTGGAACTCTGGATGTCTGGAGATCATAAAACTCCTGAAGTACGGGAGGCAGTCAGGTTCCTTTTGTTCCAGTTAGACTGGCTACAGAATTCAAATCACCGACACTTTAATCGCCTGCAATTAACGAACTTGCGATTGCTCGAAACGTTTACCATACAGCAGCATTTATTGTTTACAAGAGACTCCGAAGATAACTTATTTCTTACACTATCAAAAGATGTGATTTCCTTTTATGCATCTCTTTTGGAACTTGATATGTTCCCGAAATATATCACTTCTATGATGTATTTTTCGTTCTATGAGTTAAATTGCGGATATTACCAGAGTGCGACGTTGGTATTAAAGGCCGTTGATACGTTATTCTCGAAAGTTTTAGAGACTGAGGACAGGAAGAAGATAGGGAAACTAAGTTCATCGCTATCAGTGAAAGTACTGATGATCCTTCTGGATGCTGGTAGCTCCGATGAGGAAGTCGTACTTTTGGTAATGTCACTGCTGCTTAAGCATCTACTTTCAAAGCGTGATATACAGAGAGCGTTTGCTAAAAGTGGTGGATATACGTTACTGTTCTCCATATTAAAAGATATCCAATCCGGGCTTACAGGAAAAGTCACGAATCTATTGTGCACCTATGCATTTGGAAATCATATTGTCCCAACACACAGCGAAAGCACGTCCCTTCTTATTAGACCGCAAGGCGATGGGCTACAAAGGATAGTTTTCGAACTTCATTATTTGGCAATTGCATTGTTAGAGATAGCGGTGATAAAAGCCCCAAAGGAGGATCAACAAGAGTTGAGTAAAAACATTATTACGTATATCAACGAGTTGGCGTTACTTCATAGTACTCACTCTCGAATATCGCTTTTTGATCCAAGCGTATGCCAACTTCATGAGAGATTGTTAACTTTGTTATTAACTTTGACAGATCCCAAATATCAGGGTTTCTATATACAGGCTATTCTGGACATTGAACTTCTATTGAGTAACAACATATTCTTTCACTTAAAGAATGATGATCCACCAACCTTTTCGAACTACTTGCAAAATATTTTGGTAATGAAAGGGACATCCGATTTAAGTCCTAGCAGATTACAAGTTAGTAACAAAAGGTCAAATTATATTGAGACCACTATAATTATAAAAATTGTCCCACATGTTATTGAGAAACTTGTAGCCTGCGGTACAAGCTTAAATTTGCTATTTTCAAACAATCCGTCCATGCTAAAAAATATTGTGCGTTTGTTTACGGAAGTAAGACCTTCGTTGTGCACTTTTGAATTTGAGGCGAATACTTATTTGATATTTTATAAATCGATTATGGCTATATTAGAAGCTGTGAAGAGTTACAGTTTCATTCAAAGAAGGACAGCCAATCTCAAAAATTTGACAGATTTCCAGGAGCTAAACATGTATATGTTTTTGGAGATCTTGAGCGCCCAGAAGACTAACCTTGCAACAGAACAGTGGCGAATCTTTTTAAAATCCCTTCTTTTCTACCAAGAGGCCCTATTCAGTCAATCTCAAGGTCATTTTGAAAAAGAATTTGCTGCCTGTATTATTTTATTTTTGGTCAATTGTATTCAGCAGAGTGTGTCTGATGATCTTCTGTCCCTGTACATTAATGTCTTGAGGACAGTGATTTTGCATCACGATAACAGGCTTAAGTCATTATCCAATGCCATTAGTAGACAACAGAACCACGAAATAAAGGAGATTCTAGCAGAAATGTTAGTTTCAAACGATGAGGAAGTCCTGGATCTTTTATGTTCCTTTAGAGCAAGGTCAATTTTCACACCACTTCTATCATCTTATATCCAGAATAATTTGAACAAGAAGGTACCGTCTAGTGAACGACGTGATTTCATGCCGGCGTCCAAGGTTCATGAGTCATTACTGAAAATGAAGCAGCACTATATCGAAAATAGGTTGCTCGAACTACAAAAACTTCATCAGTTATTCTGTAAAGATAACGTGAATTTTTCCAAAAAAATGATAAATGTCGAAGAAAGAAGAATCGTAAATCTTCTAAATGACCTAGATGATGATGCTAACTTTACTTTTGAGACTGTCCATACTAATTTTGTGAATAATGAACTATTCATGGAACTACATGATCACAAGTCAGTGATATCGCGCGTTTGGACATTAGATACTGCGGAGGATTGCAATCGCATGAAGAAAAGGTTAACGACCATATACAACTCAGCTCCTCGACTATTTTCAGGCTCAAGTTGTCCAATATTGAATGTAGATCCAACCGCAACTATGAGTAGAGTTCGAAACTCATTGAGCAGTGTTACTTCTTATTGTGTTGTAACTCGATTTGATTCGCTCAAGTTATCGGATCTGGAGAGTGAGGATAACAATCGAAAAGTGCTGAAGAGCTTAAAAGAAGGAGATACTGTAAAACAGGTTTGGAATTGTACTATTGTGGTAGGTCTAAAGCTATATGAAGGCATTCTAGTCATGGGGAACAAATACCTATACTTCATTAAGAATTATTTTTTCTCGGCGAGAAATAAAGTAGTCATGAATATTGAAGACGCTGCTGTCAGCGAGAGGGATATGACAACCACTTTGATAACTGGTGCTATGCAAGAGATTGAAGGAACTAAAAAAGATCACGAGATAACTCACTGGGATCTTACAACGCTAGCATGGCTAATAAAAAGACCTTTTCTATTAAGGGACGTTGGTATCGAGCTTATTTTTGAACATGGAAATAATTGCTTCTTTAGTTTTGCTAACACGGATATACGGGACGATGTTTACCGATACGCTGATAAACTTCCTCGAAGCCATGATATTGACCCAGTCTTATTTGAAACACTTGAGGAAGTGAATAAGAGAGCTTCGGACATCGGCTGTAGAAATGGTATTTCTACTGTGTCCCTATCTGCCAAGTTTGCAAGCGTCTTCTCTCCTGCTGCAAATCTATTGGATTCATTTGACGCCATAAGTCTATGGAGAAAGGGTTACATCTCAAACTTTTACTACCTGATGATAATAAATACTTTAGCCGGAAGGACTTTTAATGACTTGACTCAGTACCCGGTTTTTCCATGGGTCATTGCTGACTATACTAGTGAGGAACTTGATTTTGAAGATCCGAGTACGTTTAGAGATCTAACTAAGCCAATGGGAGCACAGGATAGAGATAGAATGCAAAAGTTCGTTGAGCGCTACAATGCACTGTCATCTTTAGATGATCCTTCGTCTCCACCTTTCCATTATGGAACACACTATTCTTCTGCAATGATTGTTTCGTCCTATCTTATCCGTTTGGAACCGTTCGCAAAATCTTACCTTCTACTCCAGGGTGGAAAATTTGGACCAGCGGATAGATTATTCAATTCGATTGAACGCACATGGAAGTCTGCGTCAAAGGAAAGCACAACAGACGTTCGGGAGCTGACTCCTGAATTTTATTATTTGCCTGACTTCTTACAAAATATTAATGACTATGATTTTGGCTGCCTCCAGTCTGGAGACAAAGTTGGTGATGTAATCCTTCCACCTTGGGCCAAGGGCGATCCAAAAATTTTTATTTCGAAAAATCGGGAAGCTTTGGAAAGTAAGTATGTCTCAGAACATTTACATCAATGGATTGATCTCATATTTGGCTACAAACAGAAAGGATTATGGGCTATTGATGTTGTGAATGTTTTTAATAGGTTAAGTTACAGCGGGGCTGTAAATTTGGACAGAATTAATGATGAAAATGAAAGACGTGCAGTGACCGGTATTATACACAATTTTGGGCAAACACCTCTACAGCTCTTCCACGAACCTCATCCAATAAGAGAATTCAATAGTGTTCATTGCTTTGTTAGTGGGTTTTGGGAGGAGATGAGGGAATTACCAAACAATACCACATCGATACTATCAGAAAACGCCAACAGGGCTGTAAAGCTGCTAGAGTTTGAAAGATGTGATGAACTGACTGCTAGGTGGATTGGTTTCCCCCATAACGCCATTAAAGTAGGCAATTTCCGTGTAGCGCTGCATGGTAATACTTCCATCAACATTTGCGGAAAGATATTCAAAGATGTGCATAATACGAAAATATCATGCCTTGCTTCATTCAATGAAGGATATTTTATCACTGGGGATGCGGCCGGTCTTATAAAAATATGGAATTTCTTTGAGGATCGTGAAGGACTTCATCTTAAACTCCTTAATAACTGCTATGGCCATATAAATGGCATACACGCCATTAGCGCGACAAAAGAATACAGTGCTATGCTATCTTGTGATATGCATGGCTGTACTTATATGTGGGACCTATCTAAAGGTGATGCTTTGAGAACTATATCCAGAGATGCCAAGTGCATTGCGGTTTCAAACAGTACAAGTCATTTAATGGTGGTTGATATCTCAAATAACGTTCATGTTTATGACCTCAACGGTTCGAAATTTGCAAGCATGTCTCTAACGCAAGATATCACTGCTATAAGCTTTGTTAACTTTGCATCTCAGGAAATGTCCAGGTATCGGCACATGTATTGGAAAGAAAAGGATATAATTGTGCTAGGGTTTATTGACGGGACGGTCTGTTTATATGTGCTTGAATTAAAGAACGGCACATGGTGCCTCAATTGCTTGAAGAAATTGCGCTCAGGAAGAGCTGCTGCCATTACGGCTCTTGGGTCCAGAGTCAAGCTGGCGAGTTTAAATAATGGCTCGCCAAAATATGTAGATATACTAAGAGTCGAAATATCCGCAGGTAACACAGAGGGCGATATCTTCACATGGAAATGA